In Pyxidicoccus trucidator, a single genomic region encodes these proteins:
- a CDS encoding PLP-dependent aminotransferase family protein, with protein MNTSELPLAPWARRLAPSAIQDMLQNITKPGVFSLALGLPAAEMFPTEGMAASAASVLAEQGSALQYSATLQPLREHIVALMAKRGVRCSPEQVFLTTGAQQGLNLLVRLMLEPGQSVMLEDRVYSGFQQVLEPYQARRLAVRTEAGTGIDLDSVESVLASGERPAFLYTMSDGHNPLGISLATEARERLVKLARDYRMPIIEDDAYGFLNYEDRVLPPLRALDEQWVYYVGSFSKILAPALRVGWVVVPEPMVFRLATVKESSDIDTATFTQRIILSFLDSGRLEGHLTRLRHEYRLRRDTLLKALEQHLPRGAKWSKPSSGMFVWVELPEGADTTALLSRALETERVAYLPGQAFTVAGGRSAAHCMRLNFSNCEPARIEEAVARLGRVLVAAQG; from the coding sequence ATGAACACCTCCGAACTTCCCCTGGCGCCCTGGGCGCGGCGGCTGGCGCCGTCCGCCATCCAGGACATGTTGCAGAACATCACCAAGCCTGGCGTCTTCTCGCTTGCGCTGGGCCTTCCGGCCGCCGAGATGTTTCCCACGGAGGGCATGGCCGCGTCGGCGGCGAGTGTCCTGGCGGAGCAGGGGAGCGCGCTGCAGTACTCGGCCACGCTCCAGCCGCTGCGCGAGCACATCGTGGCGCTGATGGCGAAGCGGGGCGTGCGCTGTTCCCCGGAGCAGGTGTTCCTCACCACGGGCGCCCAGCAGGGGCTGAATCTGCTGGTGCGGCTGATGCTGGAGCCCGGTCAGTCGGTGATGCTGGAGGACCGCGTGTACTCGGGGTTCCAGCAGGTGCTGGAGCCGTACCAGGCGCGGCGGCTGGCGGTGCGCACAGAGGCGGGGACGGGCATCGACCTGGACTCGGTGGAGTCGGTGCTGGCCTCGGGGGAGCGGCCGGCGTTCCTGTACACGATGAGCGACGGGCACAACCCGCTGGGCATCAGCCTGGCGACGGAGGCTCGCGAGCGGCTGGTGAAGCTGGCGCGCGACTACCGGATGCCCATCATCGAGGACGACGCGTACGGGTTCCTCAACTACGAGGACCGGGTGCTACCGCCGCTGCGCGCGCTGGACGAGCAGTGGGTGTACTACGTGGGCTCGTTCTCGAAGATTCTCGCACCGGCGCTGAGGGTGGGCTGGGTGGTGGTGCCGGAGCCGATGGTCTTCCGGCTGGCCACGGTGAAGGAGTCGAGCGACATCGACACGGCGACGTTCACCCAGCGCATCATCCTGTCGTTCCTCGACTCGGGGCGGCTGGAGGGGCACCTGACGCGGCTGCGCCATGAGTACCGGCTGCGCAGGGACACGCTGCTGAAGGCGCTGGAGCAGCACCTGCCGCGAGGGGCGAAGTGGTCGAAGCCCTCGAGCGGCATGTTCGTCTGGGTGGAGCTGCCGGAGGGCGCGGACACCACCGCGTTGCTGTCGCGCGCGCTGGAGACGGAGCGGGTGGCGTACCTTCCCGGCCAGGCGTTCACGGTGGCGGGAGGGCGGTCCGCGGCCCACTGCATGCGGCTGAACTTCAGCAACTGCGAGCCTGCGCGGATTGAAGAGGCCGTGGCCCGGCTGGGGCGCGTGCTGGTGGCGGCGCAGGGGTAG
- a CDS encoding alpha/beta hydrolase: protein MRTSRTLSRRGSSAAFRVLLVALVGCGGPTQLVDTSFGSARLAVRHGEPTEPSASRGELLLEEEGKERGVLLVPESYSPGSPAALIVLLHGAGRAPENVLPLMSDEAHATGTLVLAPKSVARSWDLFAVRQYGADLAFLDATLARVFREYSVDPERITISGFSDGATYALSVGLSNGDLFRRIAAFSAGGVAASELQGRPAVFISHGTLDPVLPVDGGRFIVEELRDEDYVVDYREFAGVHTVPEDIARAGFDFLTGPPP, encoded by the coding sequence ATGAGGACGTCACGCACGCTGTCCCGGAGGGGCTCGTCCGCGGCCTTCCGGGTGTTGCTGGTGGCGCTGGTCGGGTGTGGCGGGCCCACCCAGCTGGTTGACACGAGCTTCGGCTCGGCGCGGCTGGCCGTGCGCCATGGGGAGCCGACCGAGCCCTCGGCCTCGAGGGGGGAGCTGCTGCTGGAAGAGGAGGGCAAGGAGCGTGGGGTGTTGCTGGTGCCGGAGAGCTACTCGCCGGGGTCCCCCGCGGCGCTGATAGTGCTGCTGCACGGTGCGGGGCGCGCGCCGGAGAACGTCCTTCCCCTGATGAGCGACGAGGCCCACGCCACCGGCACGCTGGTGCTGGCGCCCAAGTCCGTGGCGCGGAGCTGGGACCTGTTCGCCGTGCGTCAGTACGGCGCGGACCTGGCGTTCCTCGACGCGACGCTGGCGCGGGTGTTCCGTGAGTACTCGGTGGACCCGGAGCGCATCACCATCAGCGGCTTCTCGGACGGGGCGACCTACGCGCTGTCCGTCGGGCTGAGCAATGGCGACCTCTTCCGGCGCATCGCCGCCTTCTCGGCGGGAGGCGTCGCCGCGTCCGAGCTCCAGGGCCGGCCCGCCGTCTTCATCTCCCATGGCACGCTGGACCCGGTGCTGCCCGTCGACGGTGGGCGCTTCATCGTCGAGGAGCTCCGGGACGAGGACTACGTGGTGGACTATCGCGAGTTCGCGGGGGTGCATACCGTGCCGGAGGACATAGCCAGGGCCGGGTTCGACTTCCTGACGGGCCCCCCTCCCTGA
- a CDS encoding MBL fold metallo-hydrolase gives MLDRPMYLKPNVAIEPLYNQWYVWWYLLSPATAPLFVTNLHQKLMQSFVANPDVHVAALKNPLLMGGPFINHPASRVGMVKELLERTQREQAHMLAYTKALAELEQLMAPNNGGSLESLYAKVPDLLRGYVELTYDLSHRASARVIEPLLYRSHFYQESSQSVTLNVVDGDWRPYIFSTPRLEGDSPLWLKVPFKHEGLDALFRMRHTAGSPGQVAEMLGVPGSAADAFANLFTEAEPRRAERYTGEGVRVRYFGHACVLLETKEVSILTDPVISYEFPTELPRYTHSDLPEHIDYVVLTHGHADHLMMETLLQLRHRVGTIIVPRNNGNSIADPSLRLMLHHTGFKNVVEIDDLQEIQVPGGSITGLPFLGEHSDLAIQAKTAHLVRLGGKSMLMAADSNAIEPRLYQHLRDIVGTIDVLFLGMECEGGPMSWMYGPLLSNPLPRKMDQARRLNGSDSARAVEITNYLSPKEVYVYAMGQEPWLRHVMILVYDDKAPQMIESNKFLEHCRGKGIQAERPYVRMERILK, from the coding sequence ATGCTGGACCGCCCGATGTACCTCAAGCCGAACGTCGCCATCGAGCCGCTCTACAACCAATGGTACGTCTGGTGGTACCTGCTGTCGCCCGCGACGGCTCCGCTGTTCGTGACGAACCTGCACCAGAAGCTGATGCAGTCCTTCGTCGCCAACCCGGACGTCCACGTGGCGGCGCTGAAGAACCCGCTGCTGATGGGCGGCCCCTTCATCAACCACCCGGCGTCGCGCGTGGGAATGGTGAAGGAGCTGCTGGAGCGCACGCAGCGCGAGCAGGCGCACATGCTCGCGTACACCAAGGCCCTGGCGGAGCTCGAGCAGCTCATGGCGCCCAACAACGGTGGCTCGCTGGAGTCGCTCTACGCCAAGGTCCCCGACCTGCTGCGCGGCTACGTGGAGCTGACGTACGACCTGAGCCACCGCGCCAGCGCGCGGGTCATCGAGCCGCTGCTGTACCGCAGCCACTTCTACCAGGAGTCCTCGCAGAGCGTGACGCTCAACGTGGTGGACGGCGACTGGCGCCCGTACATCTTCAGCACGCCGCGCCTGGAGGGGGACTCGCCCCTGTGGCTGAAGGTGCCCTTCAAGCATGAAGGCCTGGACGCGCTGTTCCGCATGCGCCACACCGCCGGCTCCCCGGGCCAGGTCGCGGAGATGCTGGGCGTGCCTGGCAGCGCCGCCGACGCCTTCGCCAACCTCTTCACGGAGGCGGAGCCGCGCCGCGCGGAGCGCTACACGGGCGAGGGCGTGCGCGTGCGCTACTTCGGCCATGCCTGCGTGCTGCTGGAGACGAAGGAGGTCAGCATCCTCACGGACCCCGTCATCAGCTACGAGTTCCCCACGGAGCTGCCGCGCTACACGCACTCGGACCTGCCCGAGCACATCGACTACGTGGTCCTCACCCACGGCCACGCCGACCACCTGATGATGGAGACGCTCCTCCAGCTCCGGCACCGGGTGGGCACCATCATCGTCCCGCGCAACAACGGCAACTCGATAGCGGACCCCTCGCTGCGGCTGATGCTGCACCACACCGGCTTCAAGAACGTGGTGGAGATCGACGACCTGCAGGAGATTCAGGTGCCGGGCGGCTCCATCACCGGCCTGCCCTTCCTCGGCGAGCACAGCGACCTCGCCATCCAGGCGAAGACGGCGCACCTCGTCCGGCTGGGCGGCAAGTCGATGCTGATGGCGGCGGACTCCAACGCGATTGAGCCGCGCCTGTACCAGCACCTGCGCGACATCGTCGGCACCATCGACGTGCTCTTCCTCGGCATGGAGTGCGAGGGCGGCCCCATGAGCTGGATGTATGGCCCGCTGCTGAGCAACCCGCTCCCTCGGAAGATGGACCAGGCACGCCGGCTCAATGGCTCCGACAGCGCCCGCGCCGTGGAGATCACCAACTACCTCTCCCCCAAGGAGGTCTACGTCTACGCGATGGGCCAGGAGCCGTGGCTGCGCCACGTGATGATCCTCGTGTACGACGACAAGGCGCCGCAGATGATCGAGTCGAACAAGTTCCTGGAGCACTGCCGCGGCAAGGGCATCCAGGCCGAGCGCCCCTACGTCCGGATGGAGCGCATCCTCAAGTAG
- a CDS encoding MBL fold metallo-hydrolase, with amino-acid sequence MTTSSLYRFADHTLVEPLVQDWTAWWMTVAPVPASLHTHAYLVPLLKNYLQSPDFHARAARDPALSGTSFVGIPAARAGEVKDLLQRMQTEQEDRIKLAEALEEFQGWLLAEAKGQSLEPLYEKVPEPLRGLVELVYDYHNRPSVRILEGLTYRSRFHKPELQSLRLSRLERDDRASMMATPRLLEAGQLDWKVPFQDERLDRLFSLDLEPKPLGWIRDLLGPAVKDDAELLPLLSEAPLPPPPEPWNGPVPRVRYVGHACVLVEWKGTTILMDAVVPVRPSAGGMERISFTDLPRRIDYVIITHSHPDHWDFETLLRLRQRVGHLVVPRSGGLMVGDYSLSLLARSLGFRSVLEPQALDPISIPDGEIMAAPFLGEHGDLNHSKSSWIIRTGNERLFFAADSTCVDDALYRNLQQMVGDMHTVFMNTEIEGAPHTWMMEALFPKKRDRKMEKNRRCRGSNTPEGLRMLGMLGAKRLYNYAMGLEPWMEHIIGPPATMETPRMKESDRLLAECRERGIAAKRLHGSATFTLEG; translated from the coding sequence ATGACAACTTCGTCCCTCTACCGCTTCGCGGACCACACGCTTGTCGAGCCCCTCGTCCAGGACTGGACGGCCTGGTGGATGACGGTGGCCCCGGTCCCCGCCAGCCTCCACACCCATGCGTACCTGGTGCCCCTGCTGAAGAACTACCTGCAGAGCCCGGACTTCCACGCCCGCGCGGCGAGGGACCCGGCGCTCAGCGGCACCTCCTTCGTGGGCATCCCCGCGGCGCGTGCGGGCGAGGTGAAGGACCTGCTCCAGCGCATGCAGACGGAGCAGGAGGACCGCATCAAGCTGGCCGAGGCGCTGGAGGAGTTCCAGGGCTGGCTGCTGGCGGAGGCCAAGGGGCAGTCGCTGGAGCCGCTCTACGAGAAGGTGCCCGAGCCGCTGCGCGGCCTGGTGGAGCTCGTCTACGACTACCACAACCGCCCGTCCGTCCGGATCCTCGAGGGGCTCACGTACCGCAGCCGCTTCCACAAGCCGGAGCTGCAGTCGCTGCGCCTGTCGCGGCTGGAGCGCGATGACCGCGCCTCCATGATGGCCACGCCGCGCCTCCTGGAGGCGGGACAGCTCGACTGGAAGGTGCCCTTCCAGGACGAGCGGCTGGACCGGCTGTTCAGCCTGGACCTGGAGCCGAAGCCGCTGGGCTGGATTCGCGACCTGCTGGGCCCGGCGGTGAAGGACGACGCGGAGCTGCTGCCGCTGCTGTCCGAGGCGCCGCTCCCTCCGCCTCCGGAGCCGTGGAACGGCCCGGTGCCGCGGGTGCGCTACGTGGGCCACGCGTGCGTGCTGGTGGAGTGGAAGGGCACCACGATTCTGATGGACGCCGTGGTGCCGGTGCGCCCCAGCGCCGGTGGCATGGAGCGCATCTCCTTCACGGACCTGCCGCGCCGCATCGACTACGTCATCATCACCCACAGCCACCCGGACCACTGGGACTTCGAGACGCTGCTGCGCCTGCGGCAGCGGGTGGGCCACCTGGTGGTGCCGCGCTCCGGCGGGCTCATGGTGGGCGACTACTCGCTGAGCCTCCTGGCCCGCTCGCTGGGCTTCCGGAGCGTGCTGGAGCCGCAGGCCCTGGACCCCATCTCCATCCCCGACGGCGAAATCATGGCCGCGCCCTTCCTGGGCGAGCACGGCGACCTCAACCACTCCAAGTCCTCGTGGATCATCCGCACCGGCAACGAGCGCCTGTTCTTCGCCGCGGACTCCACCTGCGTGGATGACGCCCTCTACCGGAACCTGCAGCAGATGGTGGGCGACATGCACACCGTGTTCATGAACACGGAGATTGAGGGCGCGCCACACACGTGGATGATGGAGGCGCTGTTCCCCAAGAAGCGCGACCGGAAGATGGAGAAGAACCGGCGCTGCCGCGGCAGCAACACGCCCGAGGGGCTGCGGATGCTGGGGATGCTGGGAGCGAAGCGGCTCTACAACTACGCCATGGGCCTGGAGCCCTGGATGGAGCACATCATCGGCCCTCCGGCCACCATGGAGACGCCTCGCATGAAGGAGTCCGACCGGCTCCTCGCCGAGTGCCGCGAGCGCGGCATCGCCGCGAAGCGGCTGCACGGCTCCGCCACCTTCACGCTGGAGGGATGA
- the cysC gene encoding adenylyl-sulfate kinase — MREAPGFILWLTGMSGAGKSTLSRALCAQLEPMRAVELLDGDEVRTWLSRGLGFSREDRDENVRRIGKVAMLLARHGVGVIVAAISPYRSSRDEVRQMAAAKGIPFVEVYIQASLDALIARDVKGLYKKALAGEILHFTGVSDPYEAPETPEAIVRSDAEPVEVGLARVLDVLRASGLVASVAAA; from the coding sequence ATGCGAGAAGCTCCGGGTTTCATCCTCTGGCTGACGGGCATGTCCGGTGCGGGCAAGAGCACGCTGTCCCGTGCGCTGTGCGCGCAGCTGGAGCCCATGCGGGCGGTGGAGTTGCTGGACGGTGACGAGGTGCGCACCTGGTTGTCGCGCGGGCTGGGCTTCTCCCGCGAGGACCGCGATGAGAATGTGCGCCGCATCGGCAAGGTGGCCATGCTGCTGGCCCGCCACGGCGTGGGTGTCATCGTCGCCGCCATCTCCCCGTACCGGAGCTCGCGCGACGAGGTGCGCCAGATGGCCGCCGCGAAGGGCATCCCCTTCGTGGAGGTCTACATCCAGGCCAGCCTGGACGCGCTCATCGCCCGGGACGTGAAGGGGCTCTACAAGAAGGCGCTGGCCGGAGAGATTCTCCACTTCACCGGCGTGTCGGACCCGTACGAGGCCCCGGAGACGCCCGAGGCCATCGTCCGCTCGGACGCGGAGCCGGTGGAGGTCGGGCTGGCGCGCGTGCTGGACGTGCTGCGCGCGAGCGGCCTCGTGGCTTCCGTCGCCGCGGCCTGA
- a CDS encoding sulfate adenylyltransferase subunit 1, giving the protein MELLRFATAGSVDDGKSTLIGRLLHDTRSILEDQLAAVERTSRARGDEYVNLALLLDGLKAEREQGITIDVAYRYFATVKRKFIIADTPGHVQYTRNMVTGASTADLALILVDARKGVLEQTRRHAFIASLLRVPHLVLCINKMDLVGFDAAVFEGIREEFRRFSMKLDVSDLTFIPISALGGDNVVTRSERMPWYQGSTLLHHLENVHIASDRNLIHVRFPVQSVIRPMSTKHHDYRAYAGQVLGGVLRPDDEVMVLPSGFTTRIRALELAGKPLTEAFPPMAVNVSLAEELDISRGDMLCRPGNPPHVGQDIDAMVCWLSESSALRPGARLAIKHTTRSARAMVKQLHYRLDVNSLHRDEDGTELKLNEIGRVTLRTTVPLFFDEYRRNRHTGSFILIDEATNATVGAGMINGPAIRG; this is encoded by the coding sequence GTGGAACTGCTTCGTTTCGCGACCGCGGGCTCCGTCGACGACGGCAAGAGCACGCTCATCGGCCGGCTGCTCCACGACACCCGGTCCATCCTCGAGGACCAGCTCGCGGCGGTGGAGCGCACCAGCCGCGCGCGCGGGGACGAGTACGTCAACCTGGCGCTGCTGCTGGACGGCCTGAAGGCCGAGCGAGAGCAGGGCATCACCATCGACGTGGCGTACCGCTACTTCGCCACGGTGAAGCGCAAGTTCATCATCGCGGACACCCCCGGGCACGTGCAGTACACGCGCAACATGGTGACGGGCGCGTCCACGGCGGACCTGGCGCTCATCCTGGTGGACGCGCGCAAGGGCGTGCTGGAGCAGACGCGCCGCCATGCCTTCATCGCCTCGCTGCTGCGCGTGCCGCACCTGGTGCTCTGCATCAACAAGATGGACCTGGTGGGCTTCGACGCGGCCGTCTTCGAGGGCATCCGCGAGGAGTTCCGCCGGTTCTCCATGAAGCTGGACGTGTCGGACCTCACGTTCATCCCCATCTCCGCGCTGGGCGGGGACAACGTGGTGACGCGCTCGGAACGGATGCCCTGGTACCAGGGGTCCACGCTCCTGCACCACCTGGAGAACGTGCACATCGCGTCTGACCGGAACCTCATCCACGTGCGCTTCCCGGTCCAGAGCGTCATCCGCCCCATGTCCACGAAGCACCACGACTACCGGGCCTACGCCGGGCAGGTGTTGGGCGGCGTGCTGCGCCCGGACGACGAGGTGATGGTGCTGCCCTCCGGCTTCACCACCCGCATCCGCGCGCTGGAGCTGGCGGGGAAGCCCCTGACAGAGGCCTTTCCCCCCATGGCGGTGAACGTGTCGCTGGCCGAGGAGCTGGACATCAGCCGCGGCGACATGCTCTGCCGGCCGGGCAATCCGCCCCACGTCGGGCAGGACATCGATGCCATGGTGTGCTGGCTGTCGGAGTCCTCGGCGCTGCGGCCCGGCGCGCGGCTGGCCATCAAGCACACCACGCGCTCGGCGCGGGCGATGGTCAAGCAGCTGCACTACCGGCTGGATGTGAACTCGCTCCACCGCGACGAGGACGGCACGGAGCTCAAGCTCAACGAAATCGGCCGGGTGACGCTGCGCACCACCGTCCCCCTGTTCTTCGACGAGTACCGGCGCAACCGCCACACCGGCAGCTTCATCCTCATCGACGAGGCGACGAACGCCACGGTGGGTGCCGGGATGATCAACGGCCCCGCGATTCGAGGATGA
- the cysD gene encoding sulfate adenylyltransferase subunit CysD, giving the protein MKVCDSLPRVSYELSHLEALEAESIFIIREVAAELDRPVLLFSGGKDSAVMLHLAVKAFAPAPLPFPLMHVDTGHNFPEVLQYRDARVAELGARLIVASVQEAIDGGRVAEEKGPRASRNRAQTVPLLEAIEQHQFNAVFGGARRDEEKARAKERVFSFRDEFGQWDPKNQRPELWSLYNGRHRRGEHLRVFPLSNWTELDIWQYIDQERVALPSIYFSHRREVFRRDGMLMAWSPYLQLMPGEQVSTAEVRFRTVGDMTCTACVESTATTVEQVVTEIRASRVTERGASRADDKFSETAMEDRKREGYF; this is encoded by the coding sequence ATGAAGGTCTGTGATAGCTTGCCGCGCGTGAGCTACGAGCTGTCACACCTCGAGGCCCTGGAAGCCGAGTCCATCTTCATCATCCGCGAGGTGGCGGCCGAGCTGGACCGTCCGGTGCTCCTGTTCTCGGGAGGGAAGGACTCGGCGGTGATGCTGCACCTGGCGGTGAAGGCCTTCGCGCCCGCGCCGCTGCCCTTCCCGTTGATGCACGTGGACACCGGGCACAACTTCCCGGAGGTGCTCCAGTACCGGGACGCGCGCGTGGCGGAGCTGGGCGCGCGGCTCATCGTCGCCTCGGTGCAGGAGGCCATCGACGGTGGCCGCGTGGCGGAGGAGAAGGGCCCGCGCGCCTCGCGCAACCGCGCGCAGACGGTGCCGCTGCTGGAGGCCATTGAACAGCACCAGTTCAACGCCGTGTTCGGTGGGGCCCGGCGCGACGAGGAGAAGGCCCGCGCGAAGGAGCGCGTGTTCTCGTTCCGCGACGAGTTCGGCCAGTGGGACCCGAAGAACCAGCGCCCGGAGCTGTGGAGCCTCTACAACGGCCGCCACCGCAGGGGTGAGCACCTGCGCGTCTTCCCCCTGTCCAACTGGACCGAGCTGGACATCTGGCAGTACATCGACCAGGAGCGCGTGGCGCTGCCGTCCATCTACTTCAGCCACCGCCGCGAGGTGTTCCGCCGCGACGGCATGCTGATGGCGTGGTCGCCGTACCTCCAGCTGATGCCGGGAGAGCAGGTCTCCACGGCCGAGGTGCGCTTCCGCACCGTGGGCGACATGACCTGCACCGCGTGTGTCGAGTCCACGGCCACCACGGTGGAGCAGGTCGTCACCGAGATTCGCGCCTCGCGCGTCACCGAGCGGGGGGCCAGCCGCGCGGACGACAAGTTCAGCGAGACGGCGATGGAAGACCGCAAGCGTGAGGGCTACTTCTAG
- a CDS encoding GNAT family N-acetyltransferase: protein MDAETLPHPEPRRLAWRIEQAQAEQVDQTPLPGRVGRPSLHVAGGRAIYTGPRALYSVALGVGLGGVVGAEDVDRIEALLGQDGGAVRIELGPFCDASLGRELARRGYAVEYFQLVWWRRPGAVPPPPPGVTVRPLVPGEEHMWAGLFFHAYAGRPASADVELAGGLNLTRTPCNTCFLACVDGEPRGVGVVSATAGVALLSGDGVPWPYQGRGLQVALIHARLAWAAEQGCDVATAATEPSTASQRSYEKAGFRCAYPKLIMVRTPPGA from the coding sequence ATGGACGCCGAGACGTTGCCTCATCCGGAGCCACGCAGGCTGGCGTGGCGCATCGAGCAGGCGCAGGCGGAGCAGGTGGACCAGACGCCCCTGCCCGGACGCGTGGGGCGGCCCTCGCTGCATGTGGCGGGAGGACGGGCCATCTACACGGGACCGCGCGCGCTGTACTCCGTCGCGCTGGGGGTGGGGCTGGGCGGCGTGGTGGGCGCGGAGGACGTGGACCGCATCGAGGCGCTGCTGGGCCAGGACGGCGGCGCGGTCCGCATCGAGCTGGGCCCCTTCTGCGACGCCTCGCTGGGGAGGGAGCTGGCGCGGCGGGGCTATGCCGTGGAGTACTTCCAGCTCGTCTGGTGGCGCCGTCCGGGAGCGGTGCCGCCGCCTCCTCCGGGGGTGACGGTGCGCCCATTGGTGCCGGGCGAGGAGCACATGTGGGCGGGGCTCTTCTTCCACGCCTACGCGGGGCGGCCCGCCTCGGCGGACGTGGAGCTGGCGGGCGGCCTGAACCTGACGCGCACGCCGTGCAACACCTGCTTCCTGGCCTGCGTGGACGGCGAGCCGCGCGGCGTGGGCGTGGTGTCCGCCACGGCCGGCGTGGCGCTGCTGTCGGGGGACGGCGTCCCCTGGCCCTACCAGGGACGGGGGCTGCAGGTGGCGCTCATCCACGCACGGCTGGCCTGGGCGGCCGAGCAGGGCTGCGACGTGGCCACCGCCGCGACGGAGCCCTCCACGGCGTCACAGCGCAGCTACGAGAAGGCGGGCTTCC